One Argentina anserina chromosome 6, drPotAnse1.1, whole genome shotgun sequence genomic window, TCTTCATCGTGCAGCAAAGTTTATAATCAATTCACAACTGGAAAATGGTGATTTTCCCCAACAGGTATATATCTTTCTTTGTATAACAAATAACATGCATCAAGGTAGCAAGTGAAGAATATATACGGAAATTATATATAGTCTGTTAATTTTATGCAGTACTTGAAGTGTTGTTTTGTAACTACAGTAAACATTGAATAAATATGGCAGGAAATCACTGGAGCCTTCAAGAAGAACTGCATGCTACATTATGCAGCGTATCGGAATATATTCCCACTGTGGGCTCTTGCAGAATATCGCAATCGGGTTCCCTTGCCTTCCGAGTGTTGATCTGCTCACCATATTATGTAACTCCTCAAAAATAAAGGATCAAACATGATACTCTATAGATGAAATTTCTTAATTAATATGAATAGAAACGGATCCCAATATCTGTAGTACAGTTTTCCTACATTTTTTTTAGGCAAATTCAGTCTTCCTACTAATTTTCCCGAACTTGATTTGGTTGAGAAGTGTCACCAATATCACAAGCAATTGTCTAACTATTCTGTTCTTACAAATTATGAGTTAAGTTTATAATTACCACACTCAAGAATTTCTTCTCAACTCGTATTTTAGTCTCGCTACTTCGCTACTATAACGTCCAACAGATCAAGTGCACACAAATAGTTGTTACATCCGATATGATTTTATCCATTTCGAACACCTTTAAAGaagagaattaaaaaaaaacaaaaacaaaaacaaagaagaaacagAATTCAATTGCCCAAACCCGAATTGCACCCGACCCGAACCCAAATGTATATAGCCCTCTCTCTTTCTGCATCTCTTGCTCTCACATTTGAAGCTTTGAAAATGCTATCCACACTCCAACCACCGCGCTCACTCTCCCACTTCCGCCGCCGCACCTCCCTTAAACCCTTCTCCTCCTTATCCTCACAGCCCGTCACCCACTCCACTCTCACAGACCAATCCCAGTCCACCTCCCAATCCCAAATCCTCTCCACCCGCGACTCCCTCCTCTCCCGCCAAATCTCCGCCGCCGAGCTCGCCGAGTCCTTCCTATCCCGCCTCCGCCGCACCGAGCCCCACCTCCGCTCCTTCCTCCACGTCTCTGACTCCGCCGTCCTCGCCCAGGCCCGCGACCTCGACGACAAGCTCCGCCGCAATGAGGAGCTCGGGCCCCTCGCCGGCGTCCTCGTCGCCGTGAAGGACAACATATGCACGGCGGATATGCCGTCCACGGCGGGGTCGAGGGTTTTGGAGGGGTATACGCCGCCGTATGATGCGACGGCGGTCAGGAAGATTAAGGAGCTGGGTGGGATTGTGGTGGGGAAGACCAACATGGATGAGTTTGGGATGGGCAGCACCACCGAAGGCTCGGCCTTTCAGGTTTTTGACCCTTCTGGGTCGCTTTAATTTTGTCTGTTAAATATTGGGTTCTgtgaaagtttcaatttttagtTGAGTTCAAATGAAAACTTGACGTGTGTTTGGAATGTGAGTTGGTCCCTTTGATTCTGAGTGTTGGAAAGCTTTCTTGGGTTGTTTGATCGGAtgagaagaaagatgtaggATTGGTTTATGGAGTGAGAACTGAAAATGTAGTTCAATAGATGAGTAAATTGGTGTAGTGATGTAAGTGGCATGTAGAGTGTGAGTGATCCTTGATGTAGTTGAATTGCGGACAGTGAAAGTTTCCTTCTTTTAGTTCAGTTTTGATGAATAGTAGATGTAGTTGAATACTGAAGAAGCTAGTGTTAGTGTTTGATGTACATTATGAATGTGCCCCTAAAAGCTTTTGTGGGCTTTAGATTTCGTTATTTTTGTTAAGATGGacggaaaagaaaaatgtggggggttttttttttgtggagtAAGAACTGAAAATGTGGTTCAATAGGGGAGTTGGTTTAGTGTTTTTATGTGAGATGTAGAATGTGAGTGACCCTTTTTTCTTGCTGAGCATTGAAAAAGCTTGGTTTAATTGAGACTTGAAGAAGGTGGGGCTAGGGGAAGTTTGTCAATGGTAACTGGAGTTGGTTTACTCAGGTGGTGCATCTGTTGGTTCATTAGGTGACTGCAAACCCGTGGGACACGACTAGGGTGCCAGGAGGGTCATCAGGAGGCTCGGCTGCGGCTGTGTCTGCTAGACAGAGTATGGTATCGTTGGGAAGTGATACTGGTGGAAGTGTGAGGCAGCCAGCATCATTTTGTGGTGTTGTTGGGTTGAAGCCGACGTATGGGCGCGTATCGAGGTTTGGACTTATGGCGTATGCGTCATCACTTGATGTTATTGGCTGCTTCGGGACATCTGTTGCTGATGCTGGAATTCTTCTCCATGCAATTTCTGGTCACGATAGACTTGATGCCACCAGCAGTAAGCGTGTAAGTATTTTATTTAGTACGCACGTATTTCCACTAAGGTTATATTTTTTGCAAACTTGATAGGCATGAATTGTGATCTGATTACCATAATATATTAATCACCTTGAAAATGTGCTTCAACTATTTGGTACTCCAGAAACCTCCAAAAAAAATGTCAGAGGCTCTACCAGTAGTCTAGTACCATGGCTACCAATTTGGACTTCACGATGCACAATTATAGCAGTAAAAGCAACCTCATCATGTCATTTTTTATTCTGAGAATATTCTCTGTAAAACTTATGAATCAAAATTGTTGGTTTGTACGATCTTTAAAATAAAAGACACAAGAGACCACTTTTCTAGATATGTTTGCGTGACATGTAGGAATTTATTTCTCTTCAGGAGATTCCGGACCTTGCATCTCAATTTGGTTCCATTAGTTTGCTAGATTCTAAACCTCTGAAAGGACTAAAAGTTGGTCTGATCCGTGAAACTCTCAATGATGGTGTTGATATCGGAGTATCTTCTGCAATTCGTACTGCTGCATTGCATCTTGAAGAATTGGGATGCTCCATAGGAGATGTATGCTTTCTTCCATTAtatgtttttcattttaaatgctCGTTTTTTTATGTTCTGTCATTGACTTCTTGAACCATTAACATGCAGGTCTCATTACCGTCTTTCTCACTTGGATTGCCAGCCTATTATGTTATTGCTTCATCTGAGTCATCTTCGAACTTATCACGTTATGACGGTCTCAggtaaaatggtaaaaattGTATATGAAACACTAATTAATCTAGCTTTTCATTTGGGATTTCAAAAAGATTTATTTTACATCTAGATTACTTTGAAATACACAAGTGTacttcattttaatttttaagtaGAGGACATCAttatccaaaagaaaaatattaaatgaTTTCATCAGATCCCAAAACCGAATGTGATATTCAGCAACTAATTGActagttgaaacttgaaaggaCCCAAGTGTCTGAGAGTCAGTTGTGGGTCTAGAAGCTTGTTTAGATTTGGGAAAAAAATATCTTACATAACCAGAAGCTTCCCTCACAAGATGGTATGTTAACATGATCCATTATCTTTGTCGCAATATCCAGGTACGGAAACCAAGTTGCTACTGATGAGCTGAACTCTCAATACATGGATTCGCGAGCAAAGGGATTTGGCTCTGAGGTACTCTATATATAGTGGCTAGTCAATACTATTAGACTTAAAAATTCCATTTCATGAGCAGCATTTCTGCAGTGCTCTTGGTGTAGTCAAAACCTGGCGTTGGGACATTGCAATTTTAGTTACTTATACAAGCTAGTGTCCTAGTGACCTGATTTAACGCTTTTTCCGTTCCAGGTCAAGAGGAGAATTCTAACTGGAACTTACGCCCTTTCAGCTGGTTATTATGATGCATATTATAAACGAGCCCAGCAGGTATGTCAACCATGCTAAAAAACTTGTTTCTAAAAGAAATTGTGTTAGTGCTGCATTAATTTTTGCCTTCTGACATTATAATATGGAAGAAACCAATGGAAATCTATTGCATTccaaatgaatttttttttcatgaatgTTTCTTGGCTTAgtttttttgttcttcattGATATCTGGAATTTGAAATAATGTATCAGACAAAGCCGATTTACTAGTTTTCTTCCAAGGCActgagttggtgatgattaGGTAGTCCTTTGCTTTATTCCAACCAAGAAGGAATTAATGATTGTGATAGTGATTTAGGTGAGGACTATAATCCGAAAAAGCTTCAAGGAGGCACTGGGTGAATATGACATCCTAATTTCACCTGCTGCCCCATCTGCTGCGTATAAAATTGGTATACTGAACTCCGCATACATTCTTTTCTACTTTGCTTCACGTTACATAATTTTTCAGTATTCACTTATTTTCTTGTATCTTCCaggagaaaagaaagatgatCCGCTGGCAATGTATGTGGGTGACATAATGACGGTGAGCCTCGAGCACCCCATACTTGTGTGTATGTACTGGGAGTTCTATGATGGTTGAATCATTATAGTTAGACATGTAGAAAACAAATTATGTTCTTGTTTATCAGTACTCAGTTCAACTTATTTAAGCCTAACTATTCGTTATTCAGCTTTCTTCTTAATCATCAGAGTTCTAGAACAGGTATTTGCACatgttatatattttaatatgtaGGACAAGTTCAGATAtcttgtttagggtttagaccTTAGAGCAATTTTACTGTGGGTCTTTTGCCTGCTGTGGTTATGTTTGATGCGGTGTTGAgttgtgaacaatgtttggccggtattttactttttgtttatgttcaaTTGTAGTCCATACTAGCATTTGTAAGACATAGAGCTAAACTGGTTGGACATTTCAAACCTGTGACCCCAACTTCTGTGGGCTATGACAAGGAGTATATGGTTAAAATTTGCACTGTTTTTCTAGTGTGAACTGATCGGTCTCATCCTGCGATTCCAGTGAACACTTACAGTGACTTACTCAACACTAGTATCTCTACATAACATGAatgctttttcttcttcaaacaCCTCAATGCCGGTGAATGGTAGATGACTAGACAGCTCTAACCTGTTTCCACTTGATTCTATATACAGGTTAATGTTAACTTGGCAGGTCTACCTGCATTGGTTCTGCCATGTGGATTTGCCGAAGGGGGCTCAGCAGGCCTTCCGGTTGGTCTTCAAATGGTTGGTGCAGCATTCAGTGAGGTACTGCATCTGCACTTACCTTACAGCACTACACATAACAATTTAGTATTGAGACTTTTTTGCTTGTTAATTAGTAAATATTGATTAATCGTAGTACTCAATACTTAAACCTCCCTATCTATTTCGCAGGAGAAGTTGCTTAGAGTAGGTCACATTTTTGAGCAGACCCTTCAGAATTGCAGATTTGTTCCTCCATTGATAGCAGATGAGGACATACCATGCTAGCTGCTAGACTTGATTGTTGTGCTTGTTAAAAAGATGATTTTGAAACAATGTAATTTATCTTGAAAAAATAGGCAGATTAGATTTGAGCAAATCAGATTACAGTTTCATTTCTACACTCCCAATTGAAAC contains:
- the LOC126798151 gene encoding glutamyl-tRNA(Gln) amidotransferase subunit A, chloroplastic/mitochondrial, translated to MLSTLQPPRSLSHFRRRTSLKPFSSLSSQPVTHSTLTDQSQSTSQSQILSTRDSLLSRQISAAELAESFLSRLRRTEPHLRSFLHVSDSAVLAQARDLDDKLRRNEELGPLAGVLVAVKDNICTADMPSTAGSRVLEGYTPPYDATAVRKIKELGGIVVGKTNMDEFGMGSTTEGSAFQVTANPWDTTRVPGGSSGGSAAAVSARQSMVSLGSDTGGSVRQPASFCGVVGLKPTYGRVSRFGLMAYASSLDVIGCFGTSVADAGILLHAISGHDRLDATSSKREIPDLASQFGSISLLDSKPLKGLKVGLIRETLNDGVDIGVSSAIRTAALHLEELGCSIGDVSLPSFSLGLPAYYVIASSESSSNLSRYDGLRYGNQVATDELNSQYMDSRAKGFGSEVKRRILTGTYALSAGYYDAYYKRAQQVRTIIRKSFKEALGEYDILISPAAPSAAYKIGEKKDDPLAMYVGDIMTVNVNLAGLPALVLPCGFAEGGSAGLPVGLQMVGAAFSEEKLLRVGHIFEQTLQNCRFVPPLIADEDIPC